A window of Xiphophorus hellerii strain 12219 chromosome 7, Xiphophorus_hellerii-4.1, whole genome shotgun sequence contains these coding sequences:
- the LOC116723733 gene encoding uncharacterized protein LOC116723733 has protein sequence MLPLWRPRQAMELLQSQQDNLSLWLSADSAHMLNECGDILSVNEHKKITEKPKEEQMSLLLEMIIRKGPDTCKAFMDILRRNQGRYHQLQQFFSSSSDDLPVTSMFADENSVVTSRTLRNINTKSLTCNVETVSSPRGNSSGNSASGARYTATGGSVIIADRIDGANAENINLSVNIRPSQVPSAPAETADDLWQHPAGKMIKEKKVKLIECLMADHCYVLQLVHQKSIVSLREYQNLKSSSSPQETITGLLDLVLGKGPEKCGNFLQLLKDPEVLDTFPLVRDILDIRHQN, from the exons ATGTTACCCCTCTGGCGCCCCCGGCAGGCCATGGAGCTACTGCAGTCCCAGCAGGACAATCTGAGCCTGTGGCTTTCAGCAGATTCTGCTCACATGCTCAATGAGTGCGGAGACATTTTAAGTGtaaatgaacataaaaagaTAACAGAGAAGCCGAAGGAAGAGCAGATGAGCCTCCTGCTGGAAATGATCATTAGAAAAGGACCAGATACCTGTAAGGCGTTCATGGACATCCTGAGGAGGAATCAGGGACGGTACCATCAGCTCCAGCAGTTCTTCAGTTCCTCCTCTGATG aTTTGCCTGTTACATCAATGTTTGCTGATGAAAACAGTGTTGTGACCAGCAGAACGCTCCGTAATATAAATACGAAATCTCTCACATGCAACGTGGAAACAGTGAGCAGCCCAAGAGGAAATTCATCTG gTAATTCTGCATCTGGCGCTCGTTATACTGCAACAGGTGGGAGTGTCATCATTGCTGACAGGATAGACGGAGCCAATGCTGAAAACATAAACCTCTCTGTGAACATTAGACCATCCCAGGTCCCCTCAG CTCCAGCAGAAACTGCTGACGATCTTTGGCAG CATCCTGCTGGAAAGATGATCAAAGAGAAGAAGGTGAAGCTGATCGAATGCCTGATGGCCGATCATTGCTACGTCCTGCAGCTCGTCCACCAGAAATCCATCGTCTCACTCAGAGAATACCAGAACCTGAAGTCTTCCTCCAGCCCACAAGAAACCATCACCGGGCTTCTGGATCTGGTTCTCGGCAAAGGACCAGAGAAATGTGGCAACTTCCTTCAGCTTCTCAAAGATCCTGAAGTTCTGGACACATTTCCACTGGTCAGGGACATTTTAGACATTAGACATCAAAattaa